The following are encoded in a window of Rosa chinensis cultivar Old Blush chromosome 4, RchiOBHm-V2, whole genome shotgun sequence genomic DNA:
- the LOC112198182 gene encoding disease resistance protein RUN1, translating into MASLTAEAAASSSSSSLPHYSTDQNHYTYEVFLSFRGEDTRFNFTDHLHTALCQRGIETFRDDGLRRGEEISSALIKAIRESRVSIIVFSHNYASSRWCLDELVEILECRKSKGQEVRAVFYKVDPSDVRHQRGAFGDAFATLDQCKYKDSMDKWKAALKEAADLSGWPFKDGKYESKFINDIVGELSAQVVNPSCDLQVATHPIGIESCRQDVIRLLHAEENIVCTVGIWGPGGIGKTTIAKDVFNSIRCKFAYSCFLADVRSNALVQMQETLLFDILRDSTLKVNNVDKGVGLIKTRMQNKKVLLILDDVSHSSQLQNLVPSPDCFGPSSRILITTRDKRWLIAYQVDEVYEVKLLDYDQALELFSLNAFKRNGPPDNYLELAQRAVLYAQGLPLGLIVLGSHLFRRSREEWEATLDSCRGEDPHREIRDVLKISYDALGVDLKGYFLDIACFFKGEYVDRVKPILEACYDLKSVTGIAQLQEKALIRIDDGDKIWMHDLIEEMGKDIVY; encoded by the exons ATGGCTTCTCTGACCGCTGAAGCAGCAGccagttcttcatcttcttctctcccaCATTATTCTACTGACCAAAATCATTACACATACGAGGTGTTCCTGAGTTTTCGAGGCGAGGATACGCGCTTTAATTTTACAGATCATTTGCACACTGCTTTGTGTCAGAGGGGAATTGAGACCTTCAGAGATGATGGGCTcagaagaggagaagaaatatcatCGGCTCTTATCAAAGCAATTAGGGAgtccagagtttcaattattgtCTTCTCTCACAATTATGCTTCCTCAAGGTGGTGCTTAGATGAACTGGTCGAGATACTTGAATGCAGAAAATCCAAAGGACAGGAGGTTAGAGCAGTGTTCTACAAGGTGGATCCCTCAGATGTACGACACCAAAGAGGTGCCTTCGGTGACGCATTTGCTACACTTGACCAATGCAAATACAAGGATAGCATGGACAAATGGAAGGCAGCTCTCAAGGAAGCAGCAGACTTGTCTGGATGGCCTTTCAAGGATGGCAA GTACGAGTCTAAATTTATCAACGACATTGTTGGTGAGTTATCTGCCCAAGTGGTAAACCCTTCATGTGACTTGCAAGTAGCTACACATCCTATTGGAATAGAGTCTTGTAGACAAGATGTCATCAGACTTCTACATGCCGAGGAAAATATTGTTTGCACGGTAGGCATATGGGGTCCTGGTGGAATAGGAAAGACCACAATTGCGAAAGATGTGTTTAATTCAATTCGCTGTAAGTTTGCATATAGTTGTTTCTTGGCGGATGTTAGATCAAATGCCCTAGTCCAAATGCAAGAGACACTTTTATTTGATATTTTAAGAGACTCAACTTTGAAGGTGAACAATGTTGATAAAGGAGTGGGTTTGATAAAGACAAGGatgcaaaataaaaaagttctcttaatccttgatgatgtgagtCATTCTAGCCAATTACAGAACTTAGTTCCATCCCCTGATTGTTTTGGGCCTAGCAGTAGAATTCtcataacaacaagagataaaCGTTGGCTAATTGCTTATCAAGTTGATGAGGTATATGAGGTCAAGTTGTTAGATTATGATCAAGCTTTGGAGTTGTTTAGCTTAAATGCATTCAAAAGAAATGGACCTCCAGACAATTATTTGGAACTTGCACAACGTGCTGTACTCTATGCCCAGGGTCTTCCATTAGGTTTAATAGTTTTAGGATCTCATCTATTTCGTAGAAGTAGAGAGGAGTGGGAAGCTACATTAGATAGTTGTAGGGGAGAAGATCCTCACAGAGAGATAAGAGATGTGCTCAAAATAAGTTATGATGCATTGGGAGTAGATTTAAAAGGATATTTTCTTGATATCGCTTGTTTCTTTAAAGGTGAGTATGTAGACCGTGTGAAACCAATACTAGAAGCTTGCTATGACCTCAAATCAGTGACTGGTATTGCACAACTCCAAGAAAAAGCCTTGATAAGAATTGATGACGGGGATAAGATTTGGATGCATGACTTGATAGAAGAAATGGGTAAAGACATAGTGTATTAA
- the LOC121052656 gene encoding uncharacterized protein LOC121052656, with amino-acid sequence MSTTFIFTISTVSASVPLEDTNNLSYPLILLTMEDESQIQIPNAVQPSQGLEVSRLSLDVGIERMYSAPPSHAAGCPVIKEALMHVKTFWHFIKIVVRCV; translated from the exons ATGTCTACTACATTCATCTTTACTATCAGCACTGTGTCTGCTTCAGTGCCACTTGAGGATACT AACAATCTAAGCTACCCTCTGATTTTGCTGACGATGGAGGATGAATCTCAGATTCAAATCCCAAATGCTGTACAGCCAAGTCAGGGCTTGGAG GTTTCAAGATTGAGTTTGGATGTGGGAATAGAGAGAATGTACAGCGCTCCTCCCTCTCATGCAGCTGGATGTCCAGTGATAAAGGAAGCTTTGATGCATGTGAAGACATTTTGGCATTTCATCAAGATTGTCGTTCGTTGTGTATGA